GTGTGGACTTTTCCTAAGGTCTTGAGTTCAAGGATTGGTcttaacatgatttttttcattgtATATTTTCTAGCACGTGGGTATAGAGACACAATGTAATGTCTTCACAAAATGTCACATTGAATGTAGAGACAATATAGTGTCTTTAtgaaatgtctaaaaagtATAAAGACACAATGCAATGTCTTTACAAAATGTCGTATTGAACATAAAGACATTATAGTGTCTTTATGAAATGTCTAAAACAACAGAGGCATTTTATTAGTGTCTCATCACACATAGCGACACTATCCGTAGTGACAGTATTGTGACACTGTACCAAATATGTCTAAAGTTATGTAGAGACAATTATAGTGTCTCTACGAACCAAAATAGTGTCTCTACGGGCTATTTCTCTTGTAGCGGACAAGTGGGCACACATGTAGGAATCCTCTCAAACGGGCTTGAACCTCTATTTTGGGATACTTGAGACAAACCGTCaaaaaaatgtgtggttctgtgaacaaattagcaaaaataGGTGATCGATGAGACAACCGCGGCCccaaaaactgtggttttgtgaaattacTCTAATCGagcattaattaattattagcTCCTCTTAATACCAAGATCGAGAGCACAACAACGAGATCGACTGATCGAGGCTATAATAGAATGACtgattagctagctagctaagctaggtAAAGGCGTTGAAGAGCAAGGGCAAGTAGAGTCCTCCTCCGAGACCTCCCAATCCCACGTCGTAGTAGCACCCGATCGGCACCCCGGGGAGGCACGGCGGCAGGGGCTCCagagccggcgccgccgcttgcTGCATCGCCGTCGTCTTGCGACCACTACAAGAGGCCGCAGGGTTCTCAGCACTGGTCTTCGAcgacgatgccgccgccgccttgccaCTGCCGGCGGCATCATCATCAAGCTTGCCGCGCCCGATCTTGGTCTTGTTGGTCctgactttcttcttcttcttcttcttcttcttcttcttcttggcgtAGGAGATGCCGCGCGCCCTGGACTGCGTGTCCCGGACATCCCGCAGGTACAGCCTCACCGCCCTGGCCGCAAACGGGTTAATGCTTGCCTTGTTGTTGTCGTTGTCGTTGTCGGCGAatgcggcgcggaggcggccgaCGAGCGCGTCGAGGCTGCCCCAGGCCTGCTGGAGCGGGCACTGGCATGGGTGAAAGTGTGTGTTGGCggtggaagaagaaagggcggcgccgccgtagGAAGGGCAGTGCGGGATGTGGACGCGTGTCTTGCCGAAGCGGTCGAGGTGGCGGAGGAACTCGAGCACGTGCGCGCCGCTGCAGCGCCGGAgctccagcggcgggcggtgCGCCGCCAGGTACCGCGTGAAGGTGGCCCAGTCGCGGCGCTTCTGCGACTCGTACCTGCTcatcgccttcttcttcggcTCTGGCGCGTCTTCAGATTCAGACTTCTCCATGGATTGCCACTCGGCCGGACACCACTGCTCGATGTGCTTCAGATCGCCTTGAGACGAGACCCGCggtgtatatatgtatatatagtgGACCGGATTTCGTAAGGCATGTGCGTGGGTAGAACGTACTCCCTCTGgtcttaaattcttgactaaaatttgttcaaatttgaatgtatctattctcaaaaaatgtctagatacatgtaatatttcgttaACAAAATAGGATCGGAGGATGCACCCACATCAGTACATTATGGCTTTTGCATTTGGGAGTAGCTAGACGACGGGACGGCCGGCGGGCAGGGCGGCGGAGGTCGGTCAGAATGCAGAAGCAGGCGGTGTGGTACGCGTAGGGGCtcggatgcatgcatgcagatgctGAGgtcagcatgcatgcatgcatgagggCAGAGGGGCCGGCCGGGCCAGGGGAGGGGCTCGggttgatgcatgcatgcatgcacgtataCCGACGGTGTGCAGACATACATGCATCTGATCTGGGGACGGATATGGATCGAGACGCCGCGCGCCCACTGCATGCCCACTGGATTGCATATAGCTCTTTGGGCTCTTATACGGTACCCTGTAATGAAAACAGGCCGTCCGTTCGAGGAGATCCAGCGGTACGCAGAGCGAGCAGTATAAATCGGTTCGAGGGTAGTTTCGGAACATCATAACTTTTCAGCCCAGCAGGCCCCGCTCCCGGCCTCCCGCATGGCCCACACGGGTCTCGCTTCGCTCCCGCTGctagccgccgctgcccgcgTGCCCGCTAGGGTCCGGCCGTCGCTGACCAGCCCGGTCACCAACGCGCGTTCTGGAACCCGATGGGCCGCGTCACGTCATCCACCGCCTCCTGGGCGTTCGACGTCGACATCCCTGCCGTGCCAGAGTTCGCGCGGCGTCCCTGCTCCAAGGGCAGCAAGATGGTGTGGGAGGACGAGTAGCCATAGCCGAGGAGGTGCAGAGACCCCTAGCTAGCCTGCAAGATGCCCCGCCTCCTCACGAGTGAGAAGAGGGGCTCGCCGGTGAGGTTGAGGCCTCGAGGGTGGCTGGGGCCGGCGGCCATGCATGGCGAGGCGGACGAGCGGCTCACCTGCGAGGTCGAGGAGGGATTGGGTAGCGGCGAGAGGGCAATGAGcggctcaccggcgaggtcgacgaggGCTGTTGACGCGGCCAGAGGACGATGAGCAGCTCGCCGACGAGGTCGAGGCTGAGGGCAGCGGCCGGAGGGCAACAACCGTCGAGGCCAAACAAACGGAGGAAATGGGCTGAAGCCCAAAAGGAATGCCCGGCCTCTACGaattaaaaggaaaaatatccATATTACCCTTAAGAAATGAAGGGTGTACGATTATATACTGTTCGCTCTACCCAAGAAGTATAGGGGCCGGATACCAAAAAAACCTTTAGTTTTTttcatcagatcggtctttttgTTGAGTGGGCTAACGCATGAAGCTGTTTTGTTCAGTTTACGCACAAACCAACAccaccaaaaatttggcataCCCAATTTTTCGCCAGAGGATTTGCATGTGTCGGGTCAAATTTTGGTCAATTTGAGTCTCGTGAACATGGACACGTCGGGCATCATTAATTGGGCCATACAAACTCAAAATACATCATGCGGGCTTGAATTTCCTTCTACGATGATGGCATTTGGGCCATACAAACTCAAAATACATCATGCGAGCTTGGATTTCTTTCTACCATGATGGCATTTGGGCCAAACAGGCCCATGTGTAGATGGACTGGTCCAAAGCTTAGGTGTAGCCCAAATGGATGCAGCCTCTGTCTTGGGGCATTTAGGCACAAAGGAACCGAAAGACCCTCCCATCATCTCCTAAAAAGGGAGTAAGCTAGATTTTTTATACTTCGGTACTATTAAAAAAGGTGGAGTAAATTAGCTTGTTCTTTACAATATAAGTTGAGCAAAGTAGCTACGGACATGTGGCTTGTGCATCCACGGAACGTGCACATCTTGAAGATACCTAGCCAGTGCAAACTACTCAAAGGGCCCATACTACATCGATAGTCATCTTCCTGCTCTGACACTACTCTCATCTGCTAATGTGTAGAGTTGCAACATTACGGCTTCAGAATACCCTTTTGACTcttcttagttcaaccaaatgaactaaattttcaaaataacaCAACATTTTGAAACtaattcatttgtttgaactaaaaaggATCAAAGGATAGCCTGAGAATGACCATGTTGCACCCAACCTATGTGTATCACGGGTCTTTTCATAAATGTAGAAGGCATTCTAAgccaaaaaaattgttgaCAGCTTAGCAAAACCGAACTTCTGTTGACAAAGTTGGCACGTACAATAGAATTTTGCATCCAAGTTTTGGTTTCTGTGACGTAGGCTTGGGTGGCAATATTGATGTACACATATCAACCGTACATCATCAATTGCAGTTGATGTTCTTTTATTGGTCAGAGAACAAGACTTTTGTTGATGGTACCAGCTCAACTTTcagggagggggggggggggggtgtgtGGAATTCTATTATAGTTGCTAATTAATCTCATTAGCACATTGCATACTGCACGACTGCTAGTTTCGCATCTTTCAGTTAGACTGCCAACCTACCTTATTCCAAAAGCTGAAAACGAAGTAAGCCAACTCGATTGGGCAACCAATTTTCTTAAATGTAATTCAGGTTTTTTTGTATTAAGCAAGAAGAGTCTAACTACATAAAGTCAAAGGAAAAATGCCAAAGAAAACATTTCATGTTACTTGGCAGCTAGCTGGGGTGCTATCCTCAGAAATCATACACAGGTGctgtttgtccatctgtttggACGCCTTCATCTGTGCCGCTCGGCTGATGAAGCAGAAGCTCTGCCCTTACTCTGATCACACTGTACAATAATTGAAGtgtttgaaataaaaaaaggcaGGCAACAATTTCTGACATGTGAATTTTATGGGTCTAGAGATATGGAGCGAGCTACACCAACGCGCTAAGACTGGTCCCGTTTACGCACAGaccattgtttttttagaaacacagtacaaacgcagacgctcacaacacaCGCATACGCTCACCCCTATGAGCAAGCGCCGGTTAAATTCTAAAATAATCCAGGAAAATGTGACACGCATGTCAAGTTTAGGACTTGAACCTAGGTGGGCTGATTCTACCACAAGGAATCAGACCACCTGAGTTAGGCTCAGTTCACATCACAATCCATTGTTCTGTTTGCGCAGAAACTAAATATTCTTAGCAACTGATAATGTATACTCTCTCcctttcacaaaggttggcgtattaaTTTTGTTTCGTCAAGACATgactttgaccaagaattattctatctattaatatgtaagttatattaggaaatcatgatcattagtaagaacttttaaagacaaATCTAtcgatataaatttcatgtatgaaaaaacgcATACCAATAAagttttcattggtcaaagtcttgtcttaacgaatcAAAATACGCCGAGGGAGTATCTAGGTTGTTCATCGACGACTGTTTAGCAATAATGTAGGCCACCCGCACCGATTTTGACCTTAACTTTGGGGTTAGTTAAGCCTTAATTTTAGGCCTAGCTAGGATTGATTAACATTACTTTTGGTGTCAGCTACAGTAGGATTGATTAACCTTAATGTTTGTGGTTAGCTAGGATTGATTAATTGGATCGAGGGCTCAAATGTCAAACTATACAAGGAAAATTGTTTGACGGACCGAACGTCTGGCAGCCACTAGCTAGCCAGTATATCGAGTGCGAATATATACATGTCGAACCACTAATTAACCACTGCATGTGCAAAAGGTGAAAGTTAAGGACAGACTAATTGAACCATGCATATGGTTGCACGGCCCGCGGTCTCATGAGACAGACTGATCACGGCTGACCCGTCGTCCATGTGTTCGGTTTCGGTTGGCACCCATTTTTAAACAAGTCAAAAATGGCTGTCCACTGCGAAATATATCACGAGCCATCGTTCCTCATACATTCTCACATGCGTGCCGACCCTGGCCCACCATACAGTCACAGaccaaagcaaaagaaaacatcCAAATTGAATTAACACAAGCCAAGCAATTAAAACACTGCATTCATTCAGAGAGCTGACCAAGTCTGACCATGACGACGTCAGCGAGCAGTGGGCCCCACCCGCAGCCGTCTCTTTCCACGGGAAACTCCGCTGTGAGCACCGGATGCAGAGGAGACTAGTGCCTTTTCCCCCTCGCTGCCCCCTTTCCCTTTCCGTTTGTTCCCCACTTCAcacgatccatccatccattcgCTGCCTGCCGCTTTCCTCGACCCAGTCGCAAAGCCGCGACCTTTCCTTCCAGTTCCactctcccttcctcttcctcagcCCGAGTGCCGCGGCGTACGCGTGTCCACCTTCCTTCTGCAAAAGGATCGGAGATTCGGAGGGCTGGCCTCGCACTAGCACTAGCTGTCTGCGCCTGTGTCTGGGAGAGGAAAAGGGAGAGGGTTGTTGGATCTGACTCTCTCTCACTCGCTgcgcctctctctctttttgcgcggccggcggcggattCCAGCCTTTTCTTCAAATTCGCAGCAGGGACAGATCGATGCTGcccagcagcaggagcaggccGCAGCCCAGACCCGCCGGCAGATCTTGGTCCTTCTCAGGTTCGCCGCAATTCCCGTCCTCCCAAACTCTTGCTAATACTCCGTAGTCAAGCTTCCTGGCTTCCTGCGATGGATGATTGATGCCCTGGCTCGTGATTAATTGAGCTTTCTTGCTATCTCCCTGGTTTCGCGCAATTCCCGTCTCCAACTCTACACACAAGCTCTTCTTGCGGTCAATACTGTCCATCGTTACAAGATGATTAGTCTGCTGATGAAAATGCTTAGTTCCTTGTCCGTCCGATGTCCATGTGTGCAATTGGggggattttgtttttttggctTGGCGGGGTTATATGTGACAGCATGCGCTCTCGGTTCTTGCTCATGGCCATCTGATTGGTTAAAGATTTTCCATATGTACATCTAGCTGAACTGAGCTCGTGCTGTTCTGTTCGCAGAGATGGACTTCTCCGACCCCAAGCGCAAGCCGAGGTACCTCAGCAAGGTAATCATGGCCGCGCTGCTCATCGCCATGTGCGTCGTCATGCTCACCCAGCCGCCCTGCCATAGGAGGCTCCCCAGTGTGGTAAGTAACTCTTCCCAGCCACCCGGCCATTGGGCTGCAATGCGGGATGCTACTTGTTTGGTTAAATTTTCATGGTTTTGACTGGACAAAAGAGCTACTAGTATGAACTTCTAAACAGATCTTACTAGAAAACATTCGCCGGACACAATGATGAGACAATGCAGTAGAAACagaacatgcatatatattaaTAGTGTATTGTTCTTTTAGTCTAGATGCTTCTGGGAAGCTGAGAGTATCTTGCCATACATAATTCAAGTGGTTCATATTTAAATCCTCACTTGTGTGCTGTCACCAGTTCTCCATCCACGAGCCTGGAGTAACACATGTGCTGGTGACGGGTGGTGCTGGCTACATTGGTTCGCACGCTGCTCTTCGGTTGCTGAAAGACTCCTTCAGAGTCACCATTGTGGTTGGTACTTTATTCACCACTCTGTGTTGTTGTTTCTTGCTCAAATTCAgcaatatatatatgcaggtTTATGCAAACGCTTTCaattttttctcttctccagGATAATCTTTCAAGAGGAAATATCGGGGCAGTCAAGGTTCTTCAGAGCTTGTTTCCTGAGCCTGGGCGACTGCAATTTATATATGCTGACTTAGGGGATCCAAAAGCTGTATCCTgatatctttaaaaaaaatagttagccATTTCTGTAGATATATCTCTCACTTAAAGGTTAAGATTTTGTTCCTTGACATGTCCTTAGGTTAATAAAATATTTGCAGAAAATGCATTTGATGCTGTCATGCACTTTGCCGCCGTCGCTTATGTGGGCGAGAGCACGCTTGAGCCTCTCAGGTACCAAAGTTTTGCTTGTCAGTCTGTATTATCCATCAAACATACCTACTCTACCACACGAGATACTGAAACGCTTTGAACAGGTACTACCATAACATCACTGCAAATACTCTAGTTGTGCTAGAAGCCATGGCGACACACGATGTGAGAACTCTGATCTACTCTAGCACTTGTGCCACCTATGGTGAACCTGAGAAGATGCCTATCACTGAAGAAACTCCCCAGGTTAGTCGTTGCGCCTCTGTAACCTATTGCTTCTTTCTGAAGGCTTTTTCACAGCGTGTAAACTCCCAACAGTATTTCCCCCCTGAAattgtttgcttaatcttgttGTGCAGTTTCCAATCAACCCGTATGGTAAGGCCAAGAAAATGGCAGAGGATATCATTTTGGACTTCTCCAAGTCCAGGAAATCAGACATGTCAGTGATGATTCTAAGGTTGGTGTCACTTGCTGAAAACTGTGAAGTATCCTCTTTACCACGCCATAGCACTATTTGAT
This is a stretch of genomic DNA from Brachypodium distachyon strain Bd21 chromosome 1, Brachypodium_distachyon_v3.0, whole genome shotgun sequence. It encodes these proteins:
- the BDG1 gene encoding protein G1-like1, which encodes MEKSESEDAPEPKKKAMSRYESQKRRDWATFTRYLAAHRPPLELRRCSGAHVLEFLRHLDRFGKTRVHIPHCPSYGGAALSSSTANTHFHPCQCPLQQAWGSLDALVGRLRAAFADNDNDNNKASINPFAARAVRLYLRDVRDTQSRARGISYAKKKKKKKKKKKKVRTNKTKIGRGKLDDDAAGSGKAAAASSSKTSAENPAASCSGRKTTAMQQAAAPALEPLPPCLPGVPIGCYYDVGLGGLGGGLYLPLLFNAFT
- the LOC100824116 gene encoding probable UDP-arabinose 4-epimerase 1, encoding MLPSSRSRPQPRPAGRSWSFSEMDFSDPKRKPRYLSKVIMAALLIAMCVVMLTQPPCHRRLPSVFSIHEPGVTHVLVTGGAGYIGSHAALRLLKDSFRVTIVDNLSRGNIGAVKVLQSLFPEPGRLQFIYADLGDPKAVNKIFAENAFDAVMHFAAVAYVGESTLEPLRYYHNITANTLVVLEAMATHDVRTLIYSSTCATYGEPEKMPITEETPQFPINPYGKAKKMAEDIILDFSKSRKSDMSVMILRYFNVIGSDPEGRLGEAPPPELREHGRISGACFDAALGIIPGLKVKGTDYETSDGTCVRDYIDVTDLVDAHVKALNKAERGKVGIYNVGTGRGRSVKEFVEACKKATGVDIKVDYFNRRPGDYAEVYSDPAKINRELNWTAQHTELQESLRVAWTWQKKHRSGYGPPQAMIL